In Plasmodium knowlesi strain H genome assembly, chromosome: 7, one DNA window encodes the following:
- a CDS encoding peptide chain release factor 1, putative: MNKPLSLAVRYFLSTRSRRFFSSIPAELTNSQQKLLIELAKRTVSRIGDGRTYQKITKIQERSKILKTLHDDLDVYTELFQESGFIDGGLNPDKTIQEVKSSSLMDTDDDIKELLRTIEDVGSLLLQEVVDFYKSVVNTEHHLDTEEVKVEITPGVGGLEAKLFCNDLFSMYEQFCKEKNFQCNLIKGESEDTKDGYRSIVAIIKGERVYEHFVQENGIHRVQRIPVNSKKIQTSTSVVFVSDEESLKKKIQKKMNFGKNDLLIETKRSGGAGGQSVNKNETCVKILHKPTNLSVEVQKTSSQIQNRSMAIQALKNKLFSFYYQQEKDLYFKYKKSHKMSGDRSEKIRTYNFVGNFITDHLRNVQYPGIDLFFRGDGLVRLVDHHRKVFYRQLVDETLSFILARTEQ, encoded by the exons CGAGAAGCAGAAgattcttctcttccatcCCGGCTGAACTAACCAACAGCCAACAGAAACTCCTCATAGAGCTAGCCAAAAGAACGGTTTCAAGGATAGGGGATGGCAGAACCTATCAGAAAATCACCAAAATTCAGGAACGCTCAAAAATATTGAAGACACTCCATGATGATTTAGATGTATATACAGAGCTATTCCAGGAAAGTGGATTCATCGATGGCGGACTCAACCCAGATAAAACCATCCAGGAGGTGAAGTCCTCCTCCCTTATGGACACAGACGATGATATCAAGGAACTCCTACGCACGATCGAAGATGTTGGAAGCTTGCTCCTGCAAGAAGTGGTTGACTTTTACAAAAGCGTCGTTAACACGGAACATCATTTGGACACAGAAGAGGTGAAGGTAGAG ATCACCCCCGGAGTGGGGGGCCTCGAAGCCAAGCTATTCTGCAACGACCTTTTCAGCATGTACGAACAGTTctgcaaagagaaaaatttccaGTGCAATCTCATCAAAGGAGAGAGTGAGGACACCAAGGATGGTTACAGAAGCATCGTGGCAATCATCAAGGGAGAGCGCGTCTATGAGCACTTCGTCCAGGAAAATGGCATCCACCGTGTGCAGAGAATTCCAGTgaatagtaaaaaaatacaaacttCCACATCTGTTGTATTTGTATCTGATGAGGaaagcttaaaaaaaaaaattcaaaaaaaaatgaacttcgGTAAAAACGATCTCCTTATAGAAACCAAGAGATCTGGAGGAGCCGGAGGACAAAgcgtaaataaaaatgaaacatgTGTAAAGATACTCCATAAGCCAACCAACCTTTCTGTAGAAGTACAAAAAACTTCTAGTCAAATACAAAATAGAAGTATGGCTATACAGGCACTGAAGAATAaactcttctccttttactATCAACAGGAAAAGGATCTATACTTTAAATACAAGAAGAGCCACAAGATGAGTGGAGATAGAAGTGAGAAAATACGAACTTACAATTTTGTTGGTAATTTTATTACTGACCATCTTAGGAATGTGCAGTACCCTGGGATCGATTTGTTCTTCAGGGGTGATGGCCTCGTTCGTCTCGTTGATCATCACAGGAAGGTTTTCTATCGACAACTCGTCGATGAAACGTTGAGCTTCATCTTGGCTCGCACGGAACAGTGA
- a CDS encoding protein MAM3, putative — translation MQLWLLITCIVVCGILSALFSGLSLGIMMLDTLQLNLLILVSEKDKKELNNAKNARKILPLRNNTNEILVTFITANVMVNSAFSLLLSELTDGVTSFIISTLIITIFGEIIPQSICSKHGLAIGGFFAPLIHCLKFCLFIFAKPTSLILDHFVGKNVLNTYNKKQLKALVDMHKSAADILHEDEAKIVVSALEMSQYKVMHIMTDIDYVFGIDYNSFINYETIKRILNSGFSRIPVLNRCNSECVVGLIHIKDLINIWFGINKIIFDNNSLVQCRKRRNTNKHKYYKKKSRTGIFHLIKLKSEKIRIANKIYAYDGSKILGRCASTTREGKSDKCINPPRRTSHSSTTCSKEKRKIHGPSHPSIEKRSGYHTDTADDENDWDSTLGKENGAGGAYREQDEVHNKVELVHLKGSDDEHLSTDREMQPPQEDSNPDEVKINIDQCPRRREPNHTTRKERTTRTRQTERSGDQVGGGGTPNSDRKKKKKVQINVEGNKGDQHLGCSNYYKGIDEKAQGQGEELDEIVNPSKLRDKKRKKIKKSYKNPYEQRNRNVNFVEFLSDQMMLSGEEEQESSSSDEVVFTDIQKRIKYYSKLNKGGAKATGRRDNNYVATKIRQGKARSGKSEHRNPSGKTAPPGGAASRGNLQNGENPPSANTNNSNDASDASDASDASDANDANDANDPNDPNDPNDPNESDRGGRGGRGSAARSSISDIASNRGRNRYISQSTMIKENLNKEKNMQHIFLDIKNYIRITRNKDIEIPVKYILKHIGRYIYGVDYNESILSLLSFFKSASNHIVVVRKVIYDENADPKYAHIGIITLEDVIEILLQEEITDEFDFRSVKKGTNIPSNFVWKNSDESLDKGKNHGETLQQALQGEPLPKKSFSPTSTPSPLSPTSTPSPLSPASSLSSLSSPSRISAHPSQGAKPTRIHTFAPICKRDVIAFLKENVYFKYIDTQLITKCIKNKKIKTAQKNEYILKENTFLNYAIILMNGHVKNIKNGRSNIHENKCIIALEALGPYNIIELFNSTIEKRINVIKNYEEEKKKKKKSLFFKRRSFDDKKDSLRHKWSSLSKDKGVHPKMEYSTTGSVMDSATGSTMGSQLRTGLSNTNYNVIHKNINILFKKWYTQHVYFNKSTCIAETPCEYMILSKNEYMDMIIECYSNNKVDEIIEDS, via the exons ATGCAGTTATGGCTGCTTATAACATGTATCGTTGTGTGTGGGATTTTGAGTGCCCTGTTTTCAG GCCTCTCCCTCGGAATCATGATGCTGGATACGCTCCAGTTGAACCTTCTTATCCTCGTGTCTGAAAAAGACAAGAAGGAGCTGAACAATGCCAAGAACGCCAGGAAGATCCTCCCGCTACGCAACAACACAAATGAGATCCTCGTGACATTCATCACTGCCAATGTGATGGTGAACTCTGCCTTCAGTTTGCTCCTCAGCGAACTCACCGACGGTGTTACATCCTTTATCATTTCAACCCTCATTATTACAATTTTCGGGGAAATAATTCCCCAGTCTATTTGCTCCAAACATGGGTTGGCTATCGGTGGCTTTTTCGCCCCCCTCATCCACTGCCTCAAATTTTGCCTCTTCATCTTTGCTAAACCGACGAGCCTTATCCTGGACCACTTCGTGG GAAAGAACGTACTGAACACGTACAACAAGAAGCAGTTGAAGGCGCTCGTGGACATGCACAAAAGCGCAGCGGATATTCTTCACGAAGACGAAGCCAAGATTGTCGTGAGCGCCTTGGAAATGTCTCAGTACAAGGTTATGCACATCATGACAGATATTGACTATGTCTTTGGGATTGATTACAACAGCTTTATCAATTACGAAACGATAAAACGAATTTTAAATAGTGGCTTCTCAAGGATACCTGTTCTGAACAGATGTAACTCTGAATGCGTTGTCGGCCTCATCCATATCAAGGACCTCATCAACATATGGTTtggtataaataaaattatcttCGATAACAATTCATTGGTCCAGtgtagaaaaagaagaaacaccaACAAGCATAAGTATTACAAAAAGAAATCTAGAACCGGGATCTTTCACTTAATTAAGTTaaaatcagaaaaaattagaatcgcaaataaaatatatgcttATGATGGGTCCAAGATTCTGGGTCGTTGTGCTTCGACCACTAGAGAGGGGAAGTCAGACAAGTGTATTAACCCTCCTCGTCGCACTAGTCACTCCTCCACTACTTGCAGCAaagagaagaggaaaatacacGGGCCTTCACATCCCTCCATCGAAAAGCGAAGCGGCTATCATACTGACACAGCAGATGATGAAAACGACTGGGATAGCACCCTGGGGAAGGAAAACGGTGCAGGTGGTGCATACCGTGAGCAAGATGAGGTCCACAATAAAGTGGAACTGGTCCATCTTAAGGGAAGTGATGATGAGCACCTGAGCACGGATAGAGAAATGCAGCCCCCTCAGGAGGATTCCAACCCGGACGAAGTGAAAATAAACATCGATCAATGTCCCCGTCGAAGGGAACCCAATCATACAACACGGAAGGAACGGACAACGCGTACGAGACAAACGGAACGGAGTGGAGATCAAGTTGGAGGAGGTGGCACTCCTAATTCggatagaaagaaaaaaaaaaaagttcagaTAAACGTGGAGGGGAACAAAGGGGACCAGCACCTCGGGTGCAGCAACTACTACAAAGGAATAGACGAGAAAGCACAAGGACAAGGAGAAGAACTTGACGAAATCGTTAACCCGTCTAAGCTCCGAgataaaaagaggaagaaaattaaaaagtcgTACAAGAACCCGTATGAACAAAGAAACAGAAATGTAAACTTCGTGGAATTTCTGTCTGACCAGATGATGTTAAGTGGAGAGGAGGAGCAGGAATCCTCTTCCTCCGATGAGGTTGTATTCACCGACATTCAAAAGAGAATAAAGTACTATAGCAAATTGAATAAGGGAGGAGCAAAAGCAACAGGAAGGAGAGACAACAACTACGTCGCTACGAAAATTCGACAGGGTAAGGCTCGCTCAGGGAAAAGCGAACATAGGAACCCCAGCGGAAAGACCGCGCCCCCCGGTGGAGCCGCCTCCCGGGGGAATctacaaaatggggaaaaccCTCCGAGCGCAAACACAAACAATTCAAACGATGCGAGCGATGCGAGCGATGCGAGCGATGCGAGCGATGCGAACGATGCGAACGATGCGAACGATCCAAACGATCCAAACGATCCAAACGATCCAAACGAATCAGACAGAGGTGGAAGAGGTGGAAGAGGTAGCGCCGCGAGAAGCAGCATCAGTGACATCGCCTCCAACCGGGGACGAAATAGATACATCTCGCAAAGCACCATGATAAAAGAAAACCtcaataaagaaaaaaacatgcaaCACATCTTCCtggacataaaaaattacattagAATAACCCGAAACAAGGACATAGAAATCCCAGTCAAGTACATTTTAAAACACATCGGCAGATATATCTACGGGGTAGATTATAACGAGAGTATCCTCTCTCTCCTATCCTTTTTTAAGAGTGCTAGCAATCACATCGTCGTGGTAAGGAAAGTTATTTACGATGAGAATGCCGACCCCAAGTATGCCCACATTGGAATTATCACCCTCGAGGATGTGATAGAAATTTTACTGCAAGAGGAAATAACGGACGAGTTTGACTTCCGCAGtgttaaaaaaggaacaaatatcCCCTCGAATTTCGTCTGGAAAAATTCAGACGAATCTTTGGACAAGGGGAAGAACCATGGAGAAACACTCCAACAGGCACTCCAAGGGGAACCTCTTCCAAAGAAGTCATTTTCGCCGACTTCGACACCTTCTCCACTTTCGCCGACTTCGACACCTTCTCCACTTTCGCCGGCATCGTCACTGTCATCCCTTTCGTCTCCGTCTCGGATCTCAGCGCACCCCTCCCAGGGCGCGAAGCCAACGAGAATACACACGTTCGCGCCAATCTGCAAACGGGATGTCATCGCCTTCCTAAAGGAGAACGTCTACTTCAAGTATATCGACACGCAGTTAATTACTAAATGTatcaaaaacaaaaaaataaaaaccgcacaaaaaaatgaatacatacTTAAGGAAAACACCTTCTTAAACTACGCAATCATCTTAATGAATGGtcatgtgaaaaatataaaaaacgGAAGAAGCAACATACACGAAAACAAGTGTATCATTGCCCTGGAGGCTCTCGGCCCATACAACATAATCGAACTGTTTAACAGTACCATTGAGAAGAGAATAAATGTTatcaaaaattatgaagaagaaaaaaaaaaaaaaaaaaaatcgttatTCTTTAAAAGGAGAAGTTTCGACGACAAGAAGGATTCCCTGCGTCACAAGTGGAGCTCCCTCTCcaaggacaaaggtgtccaCCCAAAAATGGAATACAGCACTACAGGTAGCGTTATGGATAGCGCTACGGGTAGCACCATGGGTAGCCAACTCCGTACTGGCCTCTCCAATACGAACTACAATGTCATTCACAAAAATATCAACATTCTATTTAAGAAGTGGTACACCCAACATGTGTACTTTAACAAGAGCACTTGCATCGCAG AAACCCCCTGCGAGTACATGATCCTTTCCAAGAACGAATACATGGACATGATAATAG AATGCTACAGCAACAACAAGGTGGATGAAATTATTGAGGATAGCTga
- a CDS encoding M18 aspartyl aminopeptidase, putative, whose product MQPTDDTMEKKVRDYAQGAVKFIKKSGSNFLACKNLREKLEEKGFKRIQEGEKWDLRKNEGYVFSKQNRNICGFFIGKDFNMEKGSILISIGHVDTCCLKISPNNNTVKSKVNQLNVECYGSGLWHTWFDRSLGLSGQVVYKKDDKLVEKLIQINRSIIFLPSLAIHLQNRTRFEFSVKVNFENHLKPIISTVLYDQLIKGKEKQNTDAFTEDTLHAEKIQDKCLNGDDASPSCLSHQENPNSSPLLYTLAKELQCEEKDILDFELCLMDVNEPCFTGAYEEFIEGARFDNLLGSYCVFEAFAEMIDMLKGKTPPSDGAVLPPEAHANLYICIGYDHEEIGSLSEVGAQSYFTQNFIKRILTAISSSQVGQNTHPSSPTSIDELYGSLMSRSLILNVDMAHCSHPNYPETVQANHQLFFHEGIAIKYNTNRNYATSPYYTCLLKRTFELFTSKFNEKIKYQNFMVKNDTPCGSTVGSMVASNLSMPGVDIGIPQLAMHSIREIAAVRDIYYLVKGILAFYTYYSHVHASCVPDE is encoded by the coding sequence ATGCAACCAACCGACGACACCATGGAAAAGAAAGTGCGCGATTATGCGCAGGGTGCAGTgaaattcataaaaaagaGCGGAAGTAACTTCCTGGCTTGTAAGAACCTGAGGGAGAAACTTGAAGAAAAGGGATTCAAGCGAAtccaagaaggagaaaaatgggatctacgaaaaaatgaaggttaCGTATTCAGTAAACAGAATAGAAACATATGTGGCTTCTTCATTGGGAAGGACTTTAATATGGAGAAAGGCTCCATCCTCATTTCCATTGGCCACGTAGACACCTGTTGCTTGAAAATATCTCCTAACAACAACACCGTTAAAAGTAAGGTGAATCAGTTAAATGTGGAGTGCTACGGATCTGGCTTGTGGCATACGTGGTTTGATCGTAGCTTAGGTTTGTCTGGTCAGGTAGTCTACAAGAAAGACGACAAGCTCGTGGAGAAACTCATCCAGATTAACAGATccattattttccttcccagTCTTGCTATCCACCTGCAGAACAGGACCAGGTTTGAATTCTCAGTCAAAGTTAATTTTGAGAACCACTTGAAGCCCATCATCTCCACCGTTCTGTATGATCAGTTGatcaaagggaaagagaagcAGAACACCGATGCCTTTACAGAAGATACTTTACATGCGGAGAAAATACAAGACAAATGTCTGAATGGAGATGACGCCTCGCCCAGTTGCCTCTCCCATCAGGAAAATCCAAACTCCTCCCCACTCCTTTACACACTAGCGAAAGAGTTGCAGTGCGAAGAAAAAGATATCCTAGACTTCGAGTTGTGCTTAATGGATGTAAATGAACCCTGCTTCACGGGGGCTTATGAGGAATTCATCGAAGGGGCGAGGTTTGATAATTTGCTAGGTTCGTATTGCGTCTTTGAGGCCTTCGCGGAGATGATAGATATgctaaaggggaaaacaccACCTTCAGATGGAGCAGTCCTCCCCCCTGAGGCACACGCAAACCTGTACATCTGCATTGGCTACGACCATGAAGAAATAGGCTCCCTCAGCGAAGTCGGTGCGCAGTCTTACTTTACGCAAAATTTCATCAAACGAATTTTAACAGCCATTTCATCTTCCCAAGTAGGGCAGAACACACACCCCTCTTCTCCTACTTCTATCGACGAGCTCTATGGAAGTCTCATGAGCAGGTCTCTCATACTCAACGTGGACATGGCACACTGCAGTCACCCCAACTACCCAGAAACAGTGCAGGCTAACCACCAGTTATTTTTTCACGAAGGAATTGCTATCAAGTACAATACAAATAGAAACTACGCCACCTCGCCCTATTACACATGTCTACTAAAGAGGACCTTCGAATTGTTCACTTCCAAGttcaatgaaaaaataaagtaccAGAACTTCATGGTGAAGAATGACACCCCCTGTGGTAGCACTGTGGGTTCTATGGTTGCTTCGAACCTTTCCATGCCGGGTGTTGATATTGGCATTCCTCAGCTAGCCATGCATTCGATAAGAGAGATAGCCGCTGTGAGGGATATCTACTACCTGGTCAAGGGTATCTTGGCCTTCTACACCTACTACAGTCATGTGCATGCCTCCTGTGTACCCGATGAGTAG